A DNA window from Acetilactobacillus jinshanensis contains the following coding sequences:
- a CDS encoding energy-coupling factor transporter transmembrane component T family protein, with product MNAVMKLGISLLLGIELSFTPSLSLNVGLIIASLIYLFIRHIHWKVLLYLMLVPVIPAVGVAITQIMYGAGLNYGVILATRIYAYILIGADLVINTTALEMTNALEENCHLPAKFAFGILSALNLIPQIVYQVKVIKVAAEMRGVHLTWISPTLYFKAILASIQWADQLANAMKSHGFVEDAPRTHYYQYPIHPSDWFKSIGLFIIIQLLIFI from the coding sequence ATGAACGCCGTTATGAAATTAGGCATATCCCTATTACTCGGAATCGAACTATCGTTTACGCCAAGCTTAAGCCTCAACGTCGGTCTGATCATCGCGAGCTTAATCTACCTGTTCATCAGGCATATTCATTGGAAAGTCCTCTTGTACTTAATGTTGGTACCGGTTATCCCGGCAGTTGGAGTAGCCATCACGCAAATCATGTATGGTGCCGGACTTAATTATGGTGTGATCCTAGCAACCCGTATCTACGCTTATATTTTGATTGGTGCTGACTTAGTAATTAATACGACAGCCCTCGAGATGACCAACGCGTTAGAAGAAAACTGTCATTTACCAGCCAAGTTTGCGTTCGGGATCTTAAGCGCTTTAAACTTAATTCCGCAAATTGTTTATCAGGTCAAAGTTATCAAGGTCGCTGCTGAAATGCGTGGCGTTCACCTAACCTGGATCTCACCGACCCTTTATTTCAAAGCCATCTTGGCCTCAATTCAATGGGCCGACCAATTAGCCAACGCCATGAAGTCGCACGGCTTCGTGGAAGATGCGCCCCGAACGCATTATTATCAGTACCCAATTCACCCTAGTGACTGGTTTAAATCCATTGGACTCTTCATAATTATTCAACTCTTAATTTTTATCTAA
- a CDS encoding DegV family protein produces MIKIVTDVSALIPKAKAKKYNITIVPLTVTIGDKTYQDPISINGKQLIDFMNTHKKPFPKTSQPSVGLFLDAYNKLTADGNQVLSIQMTKLLSGTVDAAREAARLCKGKVTVIDSQYIDQSMGHMVLVAAKMAQSGKYTMDQILDKLNKVRDKSELYIGASTLDNLVKGGRISRATGFLTHLLNLHVVFTLSDKDLHLDIKGRGKKTFYRWFKRFIKHIKGTDLSFIGISYTGSTVFPKFCADHLHEMYPDLPISFLYTSAIVSNHTGNNAFAVMICKK; encoded by the coding sequence ATGATCAAGATCGTTACCGATGTTTCCGCTTTGATTCCAAAAGCGAAAGCAAAGAAATATAACATTACGATTGTTCCCTTAACCGTTACGATCGGGGATAAGACCTATCAAGATCCAATCAGTATTAATGGAAAACAGTTAATCGACTTTATGAATACCCATAAAAAGCCGTTTCCAAAAACTAGTCAGCCGTCAGTTGGCTTGTTCTTAGACGCTTATAATAAATTGACGGCCGATGGCAATCAGGTTCTCTCAATTCAGATGACTAAGTTATTGAGTGGAACCGTTGATGCCGCCCGTGAAGCAGCCCGTTTATGCAAGGGTAAAGTTACGGTGATTGATTCTCAGTACATTGATCAGAGTATGGGCCACATGGTCTTAGTTGCCGCTAAGATGGCTCAATCTGGTAAGTACACCATGGATCAGATCCTTGATAAGTTAAACAAAGTTCGAGATAAAAGTGAATTATATATTGGTGCTAGTACGTTAGATAACCTGGTTAAGGGTGGCCGAATCAGTCGAGCCACCGGCTTCTTAACCCATTTATTAAATTTACACGTTGTCTTTACGTTAAGCGATAAGGACTTGCATTTAGATATTAAAGGCCGGGGCAAGAAGACCTTCTATCGTTGGTTCAAGCGCTTTATTAAGCATATTAAAGGTACTGATTTATCATTTATCGGCATTAGTTATACTGGCAGTACCGTCTTTCCAAAGTTCTGTGCAGATCACTTACATGAGATGTATCCTGATTTACCGATCAGTTTTCTTTATACATCCGCAATCGTTTCTAACCATACCGGTAATAATGCCTTTGCCGTCATGATCTGTAAGAAATAA
- a CDS encoding ATP-binding cassette domain-containing protein — translation MEQLRVNQLTFEYPHHTPTLRNLSAVFKAGTISLITGPSGSGKSTLLQLLARLLSKASHGQILYGSKLLKNIPAQQLSHYVAMMFQDPNRQFAMRTVKHELIFTLENQSVPANQIAQQVNATLANNNLTDFKNRKLNTLSGGEKQRVALAIITALNSKVILLDEPFTNVDHFSRAKIMHQLVNLKHAGKIIIIVDHDLQGYQKITDQLLIMKNGQLQPAKFSQFQNELKTIDYQWQLPNDNNQSIYQIKDFSVGYRKPLITTDDFKVFAHRATLITGPNGSGKSTLFKALLNLIKYHGQITYQKKLVPKLKPRKYYHDVNLVFQEPINQFLEITVKEELDLSTRDHTNGKSLLKKMLKFTGLDHHLNQVVYSLSGGQQKSLQLIEILISNTPIMLMDEPFQSLDHRLIQFFKQLLKNEVQNKHRTLIVISHQIAPVADLFDYHIRLASHHLKYLRGLIQ, via the coding sequence TTGGAACAACTTCGAGTTAATCAGTTAACATTTGAATATCCACACCATACGCCAACCTTACGAAATCTTAGCGCGGTCTTTAAAGCTGGGACCATCAGCTTAATCACCGGTCCCTCTGGATCAGGAAAATCAACGCTTTTACAACTGCTGGCAAGGTTACTGTCAAAAGCCAGCCATGGTCAAATACTTTATGGATCCAAATTATTAAAGAACATCCCTGCTCAGCAGTTAAGCCACTACGTTGCCATGATGTTTCAGGATCCCAATCGGCAATTTGCGATGCGAACGGTCAAGCATGAACTGATCTTTACATTGGAAAATCAATCCGTTCCGGCAAATCAAATTGCCCAGCAAGTTAATGCTACCCTAGCTAATAATAATTTAACGGATTTCAAGAACCGAAAGTTAAACACCCTTTCCGGTGGCGAAAAGCAGCGGGTCGCCCTAGCAATCATTACCGCTTTAAATTCAAAGGTGATTTTGTTAGACGAGCCGTTTACGAACGTTGATCATTTTTCACGAGCTAAAATCATGCATCAACTGGTTAATTTGAAGCACGCTGGTAAGATTATCATTATCGTGGACCATGATTTACAGGGTTATCAAAAAATCACCGATCAGCTATTGATAATGAAGAATGGTCAGTTACAGCCCGCTAAATTTAGCCAATTTCAGAACGAGTTAAAGACAATCGATTATCAATGGCAACTACCGAATGATAATAATCAATCAATTTATCAGATTAAAGACTTTAGTGTTGGTTATCGAAAGCCATTAATTACCACTGATGATTTTAAGGTATTTGCTCATCGCGCTACGTTGATTACCGGCCCAAACGGTTCCGGCAAATCAACGCTATTTAAGGCGTTATTAAACTTGATTAAATATCACGGCCAAATCACCTACCAAAAGAAACTCGTTCCGAAATTAAAGCCCCGCAAGTATTATCATGACGTCAACTTAGTATTTCAGGAACCCATTAATCAATTCCTGGAAATTACGGTTAAAGAAGAATTAGATCTATCAACGCGAGATCATACCAATGGCAAAAGTTTGTTGAAAAAGATGCTTAAGTTTACAGGGTTAGACCATCACCTTAATCAAGTTGTGTACTCGTTAAGTGGTGGTCAACAAAAGTCCTTGCAACTAATCGAGATCTTAATTAGTAACACACCGATAATGTTAATGGATGAGCCGTTTCAGAGCCTTGACCATCGTTTGATTCAATTCTTTAAACAGCTACTAAAAAATGAAGTGCAAAATAAACACCGGACTTTAATCGTGATCAGTCATCAAATTGCACCGGTTGCTGATCTATTTGACTATCACATTCGTTTAGCATCTCATCACCTGAAATACTTAAGGGGGCTTATTCAATGA
- a CDS encoding HAD hydrolase family protein, with product MIRLVASRLEGMLMDQHGSVNVSGLQKRLNEMKKHGTRLVLITPKSYPYLLAKFQNVQGPLDYIAENGAEVVVDGVNVKENKLDSTTLGEILNWMSEKPAFGKTTLTLSGRLSTITNAIPGSDIDKHLKKLYPTTHWVSDLLMVASQIYQIRVDVPLPNVAEYARQLRNRFKTSIRLIKGGKKHFYILAPEVDLGNALETIQDHLKVRNRQTAAFGYDAADFDYLNAAKYSYTFPNADAQVSDIAKTLSGPARDAVVLNAIDKLLKRP from the coding sequence ATGATTAGATTGGTTGCTAGCCGTTTAGAAGGGATGCTGATGGATCAGCACGGAAGTGTTAACGTATCAGGATTGCAGAAACGGTTAAACGAAATGAAAAAACACGGGACTCGATTGGTTCTGATTACACCAAAATCATATCCTTATTTACTAGCTAAATTTCAGAATGTTCAAGGTCCGTTAGATTACATCGCCGAAAACGGTGCTGAAGTTGTGGTTGACGGGGTTAACGTTAAAGAAAACAAGCTTGACTCCACGACTTTAGGTGAGATCTTAAACTGGATGAGCGAAAAACCGGCTTTTGGTAAGACGACGTTAACGTTGTCAGGCCGTTTAAGCACCATTACCAACGCAATTCCTGGTAGCGATATCGATAAACATTTAAAGAAATTATACCCAACCACTCACTGGGTTTCAGATCTACTAATGGTCGCTAGTCAGATCTATCAGATCAGAGTTGACGTTCCGTTACCGAACGTTGCAGAATACGCCCGTCAGTTACGAAATCGTTTTAAGACTTCAATTCGTTTGATCAAGGGTGGTAAGAAGCATTTTTACATCCTAGCTCCAGAAGTTGACTTAGGTAACGCTCTTGAAACGATTCAGGATCATTTGAAGGTCCGGAATCGACAGACGGCCGCCTTCGGCTACGATGCTGCTGATTTTGACTACTTGAACGCGGCTAAGTATTCGTATACATTTCCGAATGCCGACGCTCAGGTCAGCGATATTGCCAAAACGTTATCTGGTCCGGCACGGGATGCAGTCGTGTTAAACGCAATTGATAAATTATTGAAACGACCTTAA
- a CDS encoding FAD/NAD(P)-binding protein, giving the protein MKVAVVGAGPRGLLIASHLIYHFSQSSVKKLRIQIFDPYPIGGRVWKTTQPKLLIMNTIAQQMTMFDTQSFTGPNLYQWAKGQAIPYIESEDYLHKDTFINIAKDLGPNDYTPRCIFGVYLQWFYKEITTNLPKGLTIQFIQHSVKGLKKIDNGYELELGNHVQCDADKVVMNLGQQANKLTRDQQSLEDYAFKHDLTYYREGYAEDKDLSKIKPRQKVIIRGMGLNFVDYMTLLTVGRGGKFHNHDGRLNYIASGNEPRIIAGSIRGVPYYSKANNQKINGHHEPTHFLDEAHVKAHLNNRHLSYKVFIHLLRLDMELVYYTHLIKANYHNLDANKFKHAFLKSNDPDKVVKKYHFKKQDLVDWRKILNPVAGLKVTNLKDYRNAVIKWMNGVINDANLGNNTSSLASALEVVRDDRTPIRKLIAQNRFTDSEYVLRFLPIFYSISKFLSMGAPVVFMNQLRALMRARIITILGPRMHVIGAKGHFIAASEFYPKEYFKANTLIEAQLPKPRLTLSANPLLESLLQDGTLSRPTMKLANGQKYKINAANVKRGTDQVVNYRNKVQHNLYIWGLTTEGIYFNTANSPHPSGHDALLHAANRIARQMLGMKFKSYRLM; this is encoded by the coding sequence ATGAAAGTTGCTGTCGTTGGAGCCGGACCCCGTGGCCTGCTAATTGCATCCCACCTGATCTATCATTTCTCCCAGAGCTCCGTTAAGAAACTCCGCATCCAGATTTTCGATCCCTATCCAATCGGTGGTCGAGTCTGGAAAACAACCCAACCTAAACTATTGATCATGAACACCATCGCTCAGCAGATGACGATGTTCGATACCCAAAGCTTTACCGGGCCCAACCTGTATCAATGGGCTAAAGGTCAGGCGATCCCGTACATCGAAAGTGAAGATTATCTGCATAAAGATACATTCATTAACATCGCTAAAGATTTAGGACCAAACGATTACACGCCCCGCTGTATCTTCGGAGTTTATCTGCAGTGGTTCTATAAAGAGATCACAACTAACTTACCAAAAGGCTTAACGATTCAATTCATTCAGCATTCCGTTAAGGGTCTTAAAAAGATTGATAATGGCTATGAATTAGAACTCGGCAACCATGTTCAATGTGATGCTGATAAAGTTGTTATGAACTTAGGTCAGCAGGCTAATAAGCTAACTCGGGATCAGCAATCGCTAGAAGATTATGCCTTTAAACATGACCTCACGTATTATCGAGAAGGATATGCCGAAGACAAAGATCTCAGTAAGATTAAGCCCCGCCAGAAAGTTATTATTCGTGGGATGGGTTTAAACTTTGTTGATTACATGACATTACTGACCGTTGGCCGTGGTGGTAAATTCCACAATCATGACGGCCGACTTAATTACATTGCTTCAGGCAATGAACCGCGCATTATTGCCGGTTCCATTCGTGGTGTTCCGTACTATTCCAAGGCCAATAACCAGAAAATCAACGGCCACCATGAACCAACGCACTTCTTGGATGAAGCTCACGTTAAGGCTCATTTAAACAACCGTCATTTAAGCTACAAGGTCTTCATTCATTTATTACGTTTGGATATGGAACTGGTTTACTATACCCATCTAATCAAAGCTAATTACCATAACCTCGACGCTAATAAATTTAAGCACGCTTTCTTAAAGAGCAACGATCCTGATAAAGTCGTCAAAAAGTATCATTTTAAGAAACAGGACCTGGTTGACTGGCGCAAGATCTTGAACCCAGTTGCTGGTCTGAAAGTTACCAACTTAAAGGATTACCGAAACGCCGTTATCAAATGGATGAACGGTGTCATTAATGATGCTAACTTGGGTAATAACACCAGTTCGTTAGCTTCAGCTCTAGAAGTGGTCCGTGATGACCGAACCCCAATTAGAAAGTTAATTGCCCAGAACCGTTTTACCGATAGTGAATACGTGCTTCGGTTCTTACCGATTTTCTATTCAATCAGTAAGTTCCTGTCAATGGGTGCGCCGGTCGTCTTCATGAACCAATTACGAGCATTAATGCGGGCTCGAATCATTACGATCCTAGGACCACGGATGCACGTCATCGGTGCTAAAGGTCATTTCATTGCGGCTTCTGAATTTTACCCAAAGGAATACTTTAAAGCCAACACCTTAATTGAAGCTCAATTACCGAAGCCACGGTTAACCCTATCGGCTAATCCGTTACTTGAATCGTTACTTCAAGATGGCACCTTAAGTCGACCAACCATGAAGTTAGCTAACGGTCAAAAGTACAAGATCAATGCAGCTAACGTTAAACGTGGTACAGATCAGGTCGTCAACTACAGGAACAAGGTCCAGCATAACTTATACATCTGGGGATTAACTACCGAAGGTATTTACTTCAACACGGCTAATAGTCCCCATCCAAGTGGCCATGATGCTTTACTGCATGCGGCCAACCGAATTGCTCGGCAAATGTTGGGTATGAAATTCAAATCATATCGATTAATGTAA
- a CDS encoding D-alanyl-D-alanine carboxypeptidase family protein, protein MREKTRFRLKLAIGVIVILAATGSYGVIQHHRMMTSSRPITTRQIKKRVNYVSHTPSGRKVGQLALIKNPRAPKMKYAKSVVAMDAKTGQILYQRNPNQPRKVASVAKLMTLYLVEQKANHVHGWDQPVKAAQNKQLRKMSYNKKIGGFKFKKSHRYTVRQLFQAAMIQSSNNSAIALGEWVAGNNRTFVKMMNAQAKAWHIKAHFISASGLENDDLKPYGLKVAGNSQAGNMVSAKALAIIAQHLLIQHPGVIKTSRVVSKKVDGQTLYNVNELLPGKAFAKKNLPVDGLKTGFTPDAGFCFVGTEQPKHKDRVITVVLHDVKDMTDTRSLMYFVNANPRA, encoded by the coding sequence ATGAGGGAAAAGACTAGGTTTCGACTTAAGTTAGCGATTGGCGTGATAGTTATCTTAGCTGCTACCGGTAGTTACGGTGTGATTCAGCATCACCGGATGATGACCAGTAGTCGACCGATTACGACTCGTCAAATTAAAAAACGGGTTAACTATGTAAGTCACACTCCAAGTGGTCGAAAGGTTGGTCAGTTAGCGTTAATTAAGAATCCCCGAGCACCCAAGATGAAGTACGCCAAGAGTGTCGTTGCGATGGATGCTAAAACGGGTCAGATCCTGTATCAGCGGAATCCTAATCAACCTAGAAAAGTTGCGTCGGTTGCTAAACTGATGACGCTATATTTAGTTGAACAAAAGGCTAATCATGTCCACGGCTGGGACCAGCCTGTAAAGGCTGCTCAAAATAAACAGTTGCGTAAAATGAGCTATAACAAGAAAATCGGTGGCTTTAAATTTAAGAAGAGTCATCGTTACACCGTTCGCCAGTTATTCCAGGCGGCAATGATTCAGTCGTCTAATAATTCAGCGATTGCGTTAGGCGAATGGGTTGCCGGTAATAATCGAACCTTCGTTAAGATGATGAATGCTCAGGCTAAGGCTTGGCACATTAAGGCTCATTTCATCTCAGCTTCGGGATTAGAAAATGACGATTTGAAGCCGTACGGATTAAAAGTTGCTGGTAATTCACAGGCAGGTAACATGGTTTCTGCTAAAGCATTAGCGATCATTGCTCAGCACTTGTTAATTCAGCACCCTGGTGTGATTAAAACATCGCGAGTGGTATCCAAAAAAGTTGATGGTCAGACCCTTTATAACGTCAACGAATTACTACCAGGGAAAGCCTTTGCTAAAAAGAACTTACCGGTTGACGGTCTAAAGACCGGTTTCACTCCAGATGCTGGATTCTGCTTTGTCGGTACCGAACAACCTAAGCATAAGGATCGGGTTATCACCGTTGTTCTTCATGACGTTAAAGATATGACAGATACCCGTTCCTTGATGTACTTCGTCAATGCCAATCCCCGAGCATGA
- a CDS encoding aquaporin, which yields MINTPAVTGEFVGTYIMMTLGLGISVIINYFLYPNGQSRYLTGFYWGISIWIASMIGTGIWNTANFNPLFSIAQGLNQQITWSVVIGEIMVQILATWLASATVHRIWKHWLITLPLNLNFFATVPRRFNHNWYNFFWEAGGTALITINAQLLPLANLPWWVNVTWSSIVMFILITIVAPITGAAFNPTRDLVPREYFSFLISHDYAQWNYAIVPLMGPIVGCGLVMIIKLLI from the coding sequence ATGATCAATACGCCTGCCGTTACTGGAGAATTCGTCGGGACATACATCATGATGACGCTTGGTCTTGGGATCAGTGTCATTATCAACTACTTTTTGTACCCCAACGGCCAAAGTCGTTATTTAACCGGCTTTTATTGGGGCATTAGTATTTGGATTGCATCCATGATTGGGACCGGAATTTGGAATACCGCGAATTTCAATCCGCTCTTTTCGATTGCACAGGGCCTCAACCAGCAAATTACGTGGTCAGTCGTGATTGGTGAAATTATGGTTCAAATCTTAGCGACCTGGTTAGCAAGCGCCACCGTTCATCGGATCTGGAAACACTGGCTGATTACACTACCGTTAAACCTAAACTTCTTCGCAACGGTCCCCAGGCGTTTTAACCACAACTGGTACAACTTCTTTTGGGAAGCTGGTGGAACGGCATTAATCACCATCAACGCCCAATTATTACCGTTAGCTAACTTACCCTGGTGGGTTAACGTAACCTGGTCATCAATCGTGATGTTTATATTAATTACAATCGTCGCACCCATTACCGGAGCGGCCTTTAATCCAACCAGAGATTTAGTACCTAGGGAGTATTTTTCTTTTCTAATCAGTCATGATTATGCCCAATGGAATTACGCTATTGTCCCATTGATGGGCCCGATTGTTGGTTGCGGATTAGTTATGATCATTAAACTATTGATTTAG
- a CDS encoding ECF transporter S component, producing MTHRWNLRNIIMLTLISIFCGVIFWGTSFIYNGLVYVLTPIGMKPFANEILVGLYILAGPLAACLFKVPGAATLSEVIASIVEMFLGSQWGVIDIIAGLIQGVGSEAGFALTGYRHYDWFGVTMAAITGTVVTYAYDWFNLGYGKLTIPMNIGIVIVRFISLMIFSGWLPLAISRKLTKSHVMQLHK from the coding sequence TTGACTCATCGTTGGAACTTACGCAACATTATTATGTTGACTTTAATTAGTATCTTTTGTGGGGTTATTTTCTGGGGCACCAGCTTCATTTACAACGGGCTGGTATATGTATTGACACCGATCGGCATGAAGCCCTTTGCGAATGAAATCCTGGTTGGTCTTTATATTTTGGCCGGACCGTTAGCCGCTTGTCTCTTCAAAGTCCCAGGCGCCGCCACATTAAGTGAAGTCATTGCTTCAATCGTTGAAATGTTTTTAGGCAGTCAATGGGGCGTCATCGACATCATCGCCGGATTGATCCAGGGTGTCGGTTCCGAAGCTGGTTTTGCGTTAACCGGTTACCGTCATTATGACTGGTTCGGTGTCACCATGGCTGCCATTACCGGTACGGTCGTCACTTATGCCTATGACTGGTTCAACTTGGGCTATGGTAAATTAACCATCCCGATGAACATCGGCATCGTGATCGTCCGCTTCATCTCGTTAATGATCTTCAGTGGTTGGTTACCGTTAGCCATCAGCCGGAAATTGACTAAGAGTCACGTCATGCAACTACACAAATAA
- a CDS encoding LBP_cg2779 family protein, translated as MAFSKIAKEIIDYEKKHNGMTDTQLAFNLHLSVERLHGIKSMQKLPTNEEKTMIEQFFINNN; from the coding sequence ATGGCATTTAGTAAGATTGCAAAAGAAATTATTGATTACGAAAAAAAGCATAATGGCATGACTGATACCCAGTTAGCCTTTAACCTTCATTTAAGTGTCGAACGTTTACATGGCATCAAGTCCATGCAAAAGCTCCCAACTAATGAAGAAAAGACAATGATTGAACAATTCTTCATTAACAATAACTAA
- a CDS encoding LVIS_2131 family protein produces MSSAWNWLGIFVWLAIIAYFLFIIHNSHARKKRLIKTAMSNKKHKLSWNVSKNNFEITLFEVLILVVLLIGMGKTTRRHHVLPANSQITVQSSPITQSQTKLSLKHPNQKIHKYYVMIGKTKARNFKQKYHFAANGKKVAASSSNSILISNRNQLKHDVNLSHEAQKYLSKKSVWKTLGKDKPEVVQLSTVFKNNAGNGIGLHAGQKKFYYNFIKVPKKYKHGIYINTKKLQKKHKRMVPKG; encoded by the coding sequence ATGTCGTCAGCATGGAATTGGCTAGGCATTTTTGTTTGGTTGGCCATAATTGCCTATTTTCTATTCATCATTCATAATTCGCATGCAAGAAAGAAACGCTTAATCAAGACGGCCATGAGTAACAAGAAACACAAGTTATCTTGGAACGTTTCGAAGAATAATTTCGAGATTACCTTGTTCGAAGTCTTGATTTTGGTTGTTCTGTTGATTGGGATGGGTAAAACGACCCGTCGTCATCACGTTTTACCAGCTAATTCACAGATCACGGTTCAATCAAGTCCAATTACCCAAAGCCAAACTAAGTTAAGTTTAAAGCACCCGAACCAGAAGATTCATAAGTACTACGTTATGATTGGTAAGACGAAGGCCCGGAACTTTAAGCAAAAGTATCACTTTGCAGCTAATGGTAAGAAAGTTGCCGCTAGCAGCAGTAATTCCATCTTGATCAGTAACCGTAACCAGTTGAAGCATGACGTTAACTTATCTCATGAAGCTCAGAAGTACTTGAGTAAGAAATCCGTTTGGAAGACTTTAGGTAAGGACAAACCGGAAGTCGTTCAGTTGAGCACCGTCTTCAAGAACAACGCTGGTAACGGAATTGGTTTACATGCCGGTCAGAAAAAGTTTTACTATAACTTCATTAAAGTACCTAAGAAGTACAAGCATGGCATCTACATCAACACCAAGAAGTTACAGAAAAAGCATAAACGGATGGTACCAAAAGGCTAA
- a CDS encoding nucleobase:cation symporter-2 family protein — MFKHHQINDEAGLKQVPQGQAAILGLQHLLTMYSGDVITALIIGTFLRLSAGQMTLLISTDIFMCGVATLLQLKRTFITGIGLPVVLGCGVQYITPLETIGKSFGLSVMYGSIIVAGLFVFLISGLFSKIRKFFPPVVTGSLITIIGFSIVPTAVQDWGGGSSNAASFGSPKDLIIGFITMMIIVLINVFAHGFLRCISILIGMIAGTGIAAVEGMVSLSAIAKANWFRIPRPFFIAMPHFQWSSSLTIILVAITAMIESTGVFFALGDIVGRPIHSKDLGRGYRSEGLAAILGGIFNTFPYSTFSENVGVVQLSGIKTRRPIYYAAGFLLVLGFLPKIAALFLIIPKCVLGGAMVPMFGVIGVQGIRVLQKVDFSKDNNDLLIVAVSIGLGLGVTTYPQFFQFLPQSLQIILDNGIVVTSIVAVVLNLMLNYIPEKLNKKKVTIKD, encoded by the coding sequence ATGTTTAAACATCATCAAATTAATGATGAAGCAGGATTAAAACAGGTTCCGCAAGGTCAAGCTGCGATTCTGGGCCTGCAGCATCTGTTAACGATGTATTCCGGTGATGTCATCACAGCATTAATCATCGGAACTTTCTTACGGTTAAGTGCTGGTCAGATGACGTTATTGATCTCCACCGATATCTTCATGTGTGGGGTCGCTACGTTATTGCAGTTAAAGCGAACCTTTATTACCGGGATTGGACTCCCAGTTGTCCTCGGTTGTGGTGTTCAATACATTACACCATTAGAAACGATTGGTAAAAGCTTTGGCCTTAGCGTCATGTATGGATCAATCATTGTTGCCGGGCTATTTGTCTTTCTGATTTCAGGATTATTCTCTAAAATCAGAAAATTTTTCCCGCCGGTTGTCACCGGTTCATTAATCACCATCATTGGTTTCTCAATCGTCCCAACCGCTGTTCAAGATTGGGGCGGTGGCAGTTCTAATGCTGCATCATTTGGTAGTCCCAAAGATTTAATCATTGGTTTCATTACGATGATGATCATCGTATTGATCAACGTTTTTGCGCACGGTTTTCTGCGGTGTATTTCGATTTTGATTGGGATGATTGCCGGGACCGGAATTGCGGCGGTTGAAGGAATGGTTTCACTTAGTGCTATTGCTAAAGCCAACTGGTTTCGCATCCCGCGACCGTTCTTCATCGCGATGCCCCATTTTCAGTGGTCCAGTTCGTTAACCATTATTTTGGTTGCCATTACGGCCATGATTGAATCCACCGGAGTCTTTTTCGCCCTAGGTGATATCGTCGGTCGACCGATTCACAGTAAAGACTTAGGCCGAGGTTACCGTTCCGAAGGTCTAGCCGCCATCCTTGGTGGGATTTTTAATACCTTCCCATACTCAACGTTCTCCGAAAACGTGGGTGTTGTTCAGTTATCCGGAATTAAGACCCGTCGACCAATTTACTATGCGGCTGGTTTCTTACTGGTATTAGGCTTCTTGCCTAAGATTGCGGCACTATTCCTAATCATTCCAAAATGTGTCCTGGGTGGTGCCATGGTACCAATGTTCGGTGTCATTGGGGTTCAAGGAATCCGGGTCCTCCAGAAGGTTGACTTTAGTAAGGATAATAACGATCTCTTGATCGTTGCCGTATCAATCGGTTTAGGCTTAGGTGTTACCACCTATCCACAGTTCTTCCAGTTCTTACCACAGTCATTACAGATTATCTTGGATAACGGAATCGTCGTTACCAGTATCGTTGCTGTGGTATTGAACTTAATGCTGAACTACATTCCTGAAAAACTGAATAAGAAGAAAGTAACTATTAAAGATTAA